A stretch of the Lolium perenne isolate Kyuss_39 chromosome 3, Kyuss_2.0, whole genome shotgun sequence genome encodes the following:
- the LOC127344821 gene encoding protein LURP-one-related 8-like, giving the protein MAKVHPNMVPRPVSAVAERAEEAPTTLTVWRKSLLFDCKGFTVFDAKGNLAYRVDSYASETGDEVVLMDAAGRPAFTVRRKRFSLQGDQWLVFPGEETRRPVYAVRRSGRGKTMAHVTACSGGASPSPSYEVEGSYARRCCVMYDAERRAVAEVRPKEVVGTDVFRLVVQPGVGVSLAMAVVVALEQMFARPSLLRSWST; this is encoded by the coding sequence ATGGCGAAGGTTCACCCGAATATGGTGCCACGGCCGGTCAGCGCCGTCGCCGAGCGAGCGGAGGAGGCGCCGACGACGCTGACAGTGTGGCGCAAGTCGCTGCTGTTCGACTGCAAGGGGTTCACGGTGTTCGACGCCAAGGGCAACCTGGCCTACCGCGTCGACAGCTACGCGTCCGAGACCGGCGACGAGGTCGTCCTCATGGACGCGGCCGGCCGCCCCGCCTTCACCGTGCGGCGAAAGCGGTTCAGCCTCCAGGGAGATCAGTGGCTCGTGTTCCCCGGCGAGGAGACGCGACGGCCGGTCTACGCCGTCCGGCGGAGCGGGAGGGGCAAGACGATGGCGCATGTCACTGCCTGCAGCGGGGGCGCTTCGCCCTCGCCGTCGTACGAGGTGGAGGGGTCATACGCGCGGCGGTGCTGCGTGATGTACGACGCCGAGAGGCGCGCGGTAGCGGAGGTGAGGCCCAAGGAGGTGGTCGGCACGGACGTGTTCCGCCTGGTGGTGCAGCCCGGCGTCGGTGTGTCGCTCGCCATGGCCGTGGTCGTGGCGCTCGAGCAGATGTTCGCCAGGCCGTCCCTCCTCCGGAGCTGGTCTACGTAA